A single window of Achromobacter xylosoxidans DNA harbors:
- a CDS encoding thiopurine S-methyltransferase: MDAEFWLERWRDGRTHFHQTRVTPLLQKYWPTLSVPAGGKVLVPLCGKSLDMVWLAAQGYQVLGVELSQLAVEQFFTENELKPVIHESAYGRRYVAGNIEIICGDIFKLDAPLLSHCVGAYDRAALVALPADMRGDYVRHVYGQLAPGYRGLLITLDYPQEEMDGPPFAVVDAEMRNLFTGVSPAVIIDRRDILAKEPKFAERGVSRLDTVVYRLGVQA, encoded by the coding sequence ATGGACGCGGAATTCTGGTTGGAGCGCTGGCGTGACGGGCGCACGCATTTTCATCAGACACGAGTGACGCCGCTGTTGCAGAAATACTGGCCGACACTCTCGGTGCCCGCGGGCGGCAAGGTGCTGGTGCCGCTGTGCGGCAAGTCGCTGGACATGGTCTGGCTGGCGGCGCAGGGCTACCAGGTCCTGGGCGTGGAACTGTCGCAATTGGCCGTCGAGCAGTTCTTCACCGAGAATGAGCTCAAGCCGGTGATCCACGAGAGCGCCTATGGCAGGCGCTACGTGGCGGGCAATATCGAGATCATCTGCGGCGACATCTTCAAGCTGGACGCGCCGCTGCTGTCGCACTGCGTGGGCGCGTATGATCGTGCCGCGCTGGTGGCGCTGCCCGCCGACATGCGCGGCGACTATGTGCGCCACGTCTATGGCCAGCTGGCGCCCGGCTACCGTGGGCTGTTGATCACCCTGGACTATCCGCAGGAAGAAATGGACGGGCCGCCATTCGCGGTGGTCGACGCCGAGATGCGCAATCTGTTCACCGGCGTGTCGCCAGCGGTCATCATCGACCGCCGCGACATCCTGGCCAAGGAACCCAAGTTCGCCGAACGCGGCGTCAGCCGGCTGGACACCGTCGTCTACCGGCTGGGGGTCCAGGCCTGA
- a CDS encoding sigma-70 family RNA polymerase sigma factor → MPDAQRLQDLLAQCAQQRESALSELYRLASPHLFALARRMLRDQAAAEDVLQECFVSIWRQAGQYRAEQSQAMTWMTRIVRNRCIDRLRRPGIELPDPDDSLTLAMADDAPGPLARLSASRDGERLADCMGQLEGPQRVAIAMAFFDDMAHPDIAARLDAPLGTIKSWIRRGLLRLKRCLE, encoded by the coding sequence ATGCCCGACGCCCAGCGCCTCCAGGACCTGCTCGCCCAATGTGCGCAACAGCGCGAATCCGCGCTGTCCGAACTGTACAGGCTTGCGTCCCCGCATCTGTTTGCGCTCGCCAGGCGTATGTTGAGAGACCAGGCAGCCGCCGAGGACGTGCTGCAGGAATGTTTCGTTTCGATCTGGCGCCAGGCCGGCCAATACCGCGCCGAGCAGAGCCAGGCGATGACCTGGATGACCCGCATCGTCCGCAACCGTTGCATCGACCGGTTGCGGCGTCCAGGCATCGAACTGCCAGACCCCGACGATAGCTTGACGCTGGCCATGGCGGACGACGCGCCCGGCCCGCTGGCCCGCCTGTCCGCCAGCCGCGACGGCGAGCGACTGGCCGACTGCATGGGGCAGCTGGAAGGCCCGCAGCGGGTAGCGATCGCCATGGCGTTCTTCGACGACATGGCGCATCCGGACATCGCCGCCCGCCTGGATGCGCCGCTGGGAACCATAAAAAGCTGGATACGCCGCGGCCTGCTGCGGCTCAAGAGGTGCCTGGAATGA
- a CDS encoding anti-sigma factor domain-containing protein: MNYRDPDLQDRLAAEYVLGGLRAGARRRFMQLMREDAALRRAVAEWEERLLPLALALPPEAPPPRVWQAVRARIAAPRDAARSSWRGLTWWRTLSAGLAAAVVVLAFLTLTPTPSPREPQTIAVLAGDKTPALLVLNRVSDQRLAVQPMQDLTALADGRALELWAISPGQAPRSLGLLAPGAITFITPRQPPRQGDTVAVSLEPPGGAPQGVPTGPIVLSGKVI, translated from the coding sequence ATGAACTATCGCGATCCCGACCTGCAGGACCGCCTGGCCGCTGAATACGTGCTCGGCGGCCTGCGCGCGGGCGCGCGGCGGCGCTTCATGCAGTTGATGCGGGAAGACGCCGCGCTGCGCCGGGCGGTGGCCGAATGGGAGGAACGGCTGTTGCCACTGGCGCTGGCCCTGCCGCCCGAAGCGCCGCCGCCGCGCGTCTGGCAGGCGGTACGGGCTCGCATCGCGGCGCCGCGCGACGCCGCACGCTCGTCCTGGCGCGGACTGACATGGTGGCGCACCCTGTCGGCCGGATTGGCCGCGGCCGTCGTGGTGCTGGCCTTCCTGACGCTGACGCCCACCCCGTCACCGCGCGAGCCGCAGACCATCGCCGTCCTCGCCGGAGACAAGACGCCTGCCCTGCTGGTGCTCAATCGCGTGTCGGATCAGCGCCTGGCTGTCCAGCCCATGCAGGACCTGACGGCGCTGGCCGACGGTCGCGCGCTGGAGCTGTGGGCCATTTCGCCGGGCCAGGCGCCGCGCTCGCTCGGGCTGCTGGCGCCCGGCGCCATCACCTTCATCACCCCCCGCCAACCGCCACGCCAGGGCGATACGGTGGCGGTCTCGCTCGAACCACCGGGCGGCGCGCCGCAGGGCGTTCCGACCGGTCCGATCGTGCTGAGTGGCAAGGTGATCTGA
- a CDS encoding fasciclin domain-containing protein → MKLLASLAIACSALTLSPAHAADVMVGGQPMMPARNIVANAVNSADHTTLVAAVKAAGLVDTLQGKGPFTVFAPTNAAFAKLPAGTVDNLVKPENKATLAKILTYHVVPGKLDFDALAARARKGGVTELATASGGKLWVMMNGKHNLVVKDEKGGVANISTYDVYQSNGVIHVIDTVLMPK, encoded by the coding sequence ATGAAACTGCTAGCCTCGCTTGCCATCGCCTGCTCTGCCCTGACCCTGTCGCCCGCCCATGCGGCCGACGTCATGGTGGGCGGACAACCGATGATGCCCGCCAGGAACATCGTCGCCAACGCGGTCAACTCCGCCGACCACACCACCCTGGTGGCGGCGGTCAAGGCCGCCGGCCTGGTCGATACCCTGCAGGGCAAGGGCCCCTTCACCGTGTTCGCGCCCACCAACGCCGCCTTCGCCAAGTTGCCGGCAGGGACCGTCGACAACCTGGTCAAGCCGGAGAACAAGGCGACTCTCGCCAAGATCCTCACCTACCACGTCGTTCCGGGAAAGCTGGACTTCGACGCGCTGGCCGCCCGGGCCAGGAAGGGCGGCGTCACGGAACTGGCCACCGCCAGCGGCGGCAAGCTCTGGGTCATGATGAACGGCAAGCACAACCTGGTCGTCAAGGACGAAAAGGGCGGCGTGGCCAATATCAGCACCTATGACGTCTACCAGTCCAACGGCGTGATCCATGTGATCGACACCGTGCTCATGCCCAAGTGA